A window of the Narcine bancroftii isolate sNarBan1 chromosome 4, sNarBan1.hap1, whole genome shotgun sequence genome harbors these coding sequences:
- the rpe gene encoding ribulose-phosphate 3-epimerase isoform X1, protein MAYGCRIGPSILNSDLARLGTECRRMLDCGADYLHLDVMDGHFVPNITFGHPVVECLRKELGQEPFFGHRVREGGRLTHSSHLMGSIFVDMHMMVSKPEQWVKPMAVAGANQYTFHLEATNNPGPLIKDIRESCMKVGLAIKPGTSVEELAPWANQIDMALVMTVEPGFGGQKFMGDMMQKVHWLRMQFPSLDIEVDGGVGPDTIHKCAEAGANMIVSGSAVMKSDDPRSVINLLRNVCVEAIQKRSLDR, encoded by the exons ATGGCGTACGGGTGCCGAATCGGCCCGTCCATTCTCAACAGTGACCTGGCACGCCTGGGCACCGAGTGTCGCCGCATGCTGGACTGCGGGGCCGATTACCTGCACCTCGATGTGATGGACGG CCATTTTGTGCCTAATATCACCTTCGGTCACCCTGTAGTGGAATGTCTTCGGAAAGAACTTGGGCAAGAACCCTTCTTTG GTCATAGGGTACGGGAAGGAGGGAGACTAACCCACAGTTCCCATcttatgggctccatatttgtaG ACATGCACATGATGGTCTCAAAGCCAGAGCAGTGGGTGAAGCCAATGGCAGTTGCTGGAGCAAACCAATACACATTCCACCTGGAGGCTACAAACAACCCAGGGCCACTCATCAAGGACATACGAGAAAGTTGTATGAAG GTTGGGCTGGCAATTAAACCAGGGACATCTGTGGAAGAGTTAGCCCCATGGGCAAATCAGATTGATATGGCTCTGGTAATGACGGTGGAGCCGGGGTTCGGAGGTCAAAAGTTCATGGGTGATATGATGCAGAAG gTGCACTGGTTGAGGATGCAGTTTCCCTCTCTAGATATTGAAGTTGACGGAGGTGTAGGACCAGACACTATACATAAATGTGCAGAG gccGGAGCGAACATGATTGTGTCCGGCAGTGCAGTTATGAAGAGTGATGACCCCAGATCGGTGATTAACCTGCTCCGAAATGTTTGTGTGGAAGCGATTCAGAAGCGCAGTCTGGACAGGTGA
- the rpe gene encoding ribulose-phosphate 3-epimerase isoform X2, with protein MAYGCRIGPSILNSDLARLGTECRRMLDCGADYLHLDVMDGHFVPNITFGHPVVECLRKELGQEPFFDMHMMVSKPEQWVKPMAVAGANQYTFHLEATNNPGPLIKDIRESCMKVGLAIKPGTSVEELAPWANQIDMALVMTVEPGFGGQKFMGDMMQKVHWLRMQFPSLDIEVDGGVGPDTIHKCAEAGANMIVSGSAVMKSDDPRSVINLLRNVCVEAIQKRSLDR; from the exons ATGGCGTACGGGTGCCGAATCGGCCCGTCCATTCTCAACAGTGACCTGGCACGCCTGGGCACCGAGTGTCGCCGCATGCTGGACTGCGGGGCCGATTACCTGCACCTCGATGTGATGGACGG CCATTTTGTGCCTAATATCACCTTCGGTCACCCTGTAGTGGAATGTCTTCGGAAAGAACTTGGGCAAGAACCCTTCTTTG ACATGCACATGATGGTCTCAAAGCCAGAGCAGTGGGTGAAGCCAATGGCAGTTGCTGGAGCAAACCAATACACATTCCACCTGGAGGCTACAAACAACCCAGGGCCACTCATCAAGGACATACGAGAAAGTTGTATGAAG GTTGGGCTGGCAATTAAACCAGGGACATCTGTGGAAGAGTTAGCCCCATGGGCAAATCAGATTGATATGGCTCTGGTAATGACGGTGGAGCCGGGGTTCGGAGGTCAAAAGTTCATGGGTGATATGATGCAGAAG gTGCACTGGTTGAGGATGCAGTTTCCCTCTCTAGATATTGAAGTTGACGGAGGTGTAGGACCAGACACTATACATAAATGTGCAGAG gccGGAGCGAACATGATTGTGTCCGGCAGTGCAGTTATGAAGAGTGATGACCCCAGATCGGTGATTAACCTGCTCCGAAATGTTTGTGTGGAAGCGATTCAGAAGCGCAGTCTGGACAGGTGA